One genomic window of Candidatus Nitrospira inopinata includes the following:
- a CDS encoding acyltransferase family protein yields MTSARVYEIDLLRFLAALAIVLFHYSYRGHAADDLTVMSYPALAPVFKYGYLGVELFFMISGFVILMTAANRSLGEFVIARIVRLYPAFWTCCTITFLVTLVIGEPPHSASLARYLANMTMLSGFVGIVSIDGAYWSLFVELQFYVLAALLVGGRRIHRPEPFLWLWLLASTAFAIYPVGASYSLLIAEYSAFFIAGAACFLIWSNGLSLPRAVLIACSWGLALFQSLQKLRSFERHFSTTFDIFVVEGIVTLFFVVMLLIALRRTAFASRKEWVVLGAISYPLYLLHQNVGYMVFNVAYQGVNVHVLFWGTIIAALICAYLVHALVEKRWSAPLKTMLNVSAGRVQRLAVRSKQDASQAVRP; encoded by the coding sequence ATGACAAGCGCCAGGGTATACGAAATCGACCTGCTCCGCTTCCTCGCCGCCCTGGCGATCGTGCTCTTTCACTACTCTTATAGAGGGCATGCGGCGGACGATTTGACGGTGATGTCGTATCCGGCGCTCGCTCCGGTCTTCAAGTACGGCTACCTGGGCGTCGAACTGTTTTTCATGATCAGCGGGTTCGTCATCCTGATGACCGCGGCGAATCGCAGCCTCGGCGAGTTTGTCATCGCGAGAATCGTTCGCCTCTATCCGGCCTTTTGGACCTGCTGCACGATTACGTTCCTGGTGACGCTTGTCATCGGAGAGCCGCCTCACTCAGCCTCGCTGGCTCGCTATCTCGCCAACATGACCATGCTGTCCGGTTTTGTGGGCATCGTCTCGATTGACGGTGCCTACTGGTCGTTGTTCGTCGAGCTGCAATTTTATGTTCTGGCGGCGCTCCTCGTGGGCGGTCGGCGAATCCATCGGCCCGAACCATTTCTCTGGTTGTGGCTCCTCGCCTCGACGGCATTCGCCATTTATCCGGTGGGAGCGTCGTATTCCCTGCTGATCGCTGAGTACTCGGCCTTCTTTATCGCGGGAGCAGCCTGTTTCCTGATCTGGTCGAACGGGTTGTCTCTGCCGCGAGCCGTGCTGATCGCCTGTTCGTGGGGTCTTGCGCTGTTTCAGTCCCTGCAGAAGTTGCGATCGTTTGAACGGCATTTCAGCACGACGTTCGATATTTTTGTTGTCGAGGGAATTGTGACCCTCTTTTTTGTCGTCATGCTGTTGATCGCGCTGCGGCGGACGGCGTTCGCGAGTCGCAAAGAGTGGGTGGTCCTGGGCGCGATCTCGTATCCCCTCTATCTGCTCCACCAGAACGTCGGGTACATGGTGTTCAACGTCGCCTACCAAGGCGTCAATGTGCACGTGCTTTTTTGGGGCACCATCATTGCGGCTCTCATCTGCGCATACCTCGTGCACGCGCTCGTTGAAAAACGATGGTCCGCCCCGCTGAAAACCATGCTCAATGTGTCGGCGGGCCGCGTGCAACGTCTCGCCGTGCGTTCCAAGCAGGATGCCTCTCAGGCGGTACGGCCCTGA
- a CDS encoding O-methyltransferase codes for MKPLIAPEIEAYAQAHSQPESPIRRALREETERTREDAVMVVGPLEGAFLQMVTLMAGAKRVLEIGTFTGYSALCFAEAVPEDGTVITCDVDEEAAAVARRYFARSPVGRKIDIRLGPALDTMRALSGPFDLIFIDADKINYPNYYRRALDLLAPHGVILIDNVLWSGEVLKHPPPDERTKAIQELNRTVAGDPRVTAVLVTIRDGVLVVRRKT; via the coding sequence ATGAAACCATTGATCGCTCCGGAAATCGAAGCCTATGCCCAGGCCCATTCACAACCGGAATCGCCCATCCGTCGGGCATTGCGCGAGGAAACGGAACGGACAAGAGAGGACGCCGTCATGGTGGTCGGCCCTCTGGAGGGGGCCTTTCTCCAGATGGTGACGCTGATGGCGGGAGCCAAGCGTGTCCTGGAAATCGGGACGTTCACCGGCTACAGCGCCCTCTGCTTCGCCGAAGCCGTGCCGGAAGATGGCACGGTCATCACCTGTGATGTCGATGAAGAAGCGGCGGCCGTGGCACGTCGCTATTTCGCCCGGTCGCCGGTCGGAAGAAAAATCGACATTCGGCTGGGGCCGGCCTTGGACACCATGCGCGCACTCAGCGGGCCGTTTGATCTGATCTTTATCGATGCCGACAAGATTAACTATCCGAACTACTACCGGCGCGCCCTGGATCTGCTCGCGCCCCATGGGGTGATCCTGATCGACAATGTCCTCTGGAGCGGCGAGGTCCTCAAACACCCGCCGCCGGACGAGCGGACCAAGGCCATTCAAGAGCTGAATCGAACCGTGGCCGGCGACCCGCGCGTGACGGCGGTGTTGGTCACGATCCGCGACGGCGTATTGGTGGTGAGACGAAAGACGTGA
- a CDS encoding carboxypeptidase M32, with product MKTLATLEPLTTTLLDIQRINSAASVLSWDQETYMPAGGGQARAEQIAALQGLAHQKLVSPDVERLLMQWIDPSTGQALDQPGDSWDEPSRSLLREVWRDFSRAKKLPHEFVVTLARECSLAQQVWAQARAQNTFSQFLPHLRRVLSLKREEAGYLGYKDSPYDALLDVYEPGSTIATLQPLFARLKERLVPLLKRIVHSPIRIDDGFLRQSYDQTRQLEFGKLVLTAMGFDFERGRLDLSAHPFTTSFHPSDVRLTTRVYERDLPSCLFSCIHEGGHGLYDQGLDPRYYGTPLGDSVSLGIHESQSRLWENCVGRSRPFWRFFYPILQQTFPDQLKDMELDRFYAAINRVRPSFIRVEADELTYNLHIMVRFEIERDLIEGKTRPEDLPGIWNQKMQQYLGIVPSTDAEGVLQDIHWSLGSFGYFPTYTLGNLYAVQFYEQAKLEIPRLEDDIAQGQLLPLRHWLEQKIHRWGRMFTPDHLARRVTGSSISPEPFLSYLEKKYGELYQL from the coding sequence GTGAAAACATTGGCGACTTTGGAACCGTTGACGACCACATTGCTGGACATTCAGCGCATCAACAGCGCGGCGTCCGTGCTCTCGTGGGATCAAGAAACCTACATGCCGGCCGGCGGAGGGCAGGCGCGGGCGGAACAGATCGCGGCGCTTCAGGGCTTGGCCCATCAAAAGCTGGTGTCTCCGGACGTCGAACGGCTGCTCATGCAATGGATCGACCCGTCAACGGGCCAGGCTCTCGATCAGCCAGGCGATTCATGGGATGAACCGTCCCGTTCACTCTTGCGGGAGGTCTGGCGGGACTTTAGCCGAGCCAAGAAACTGCCGCACGAATTCGTCGTGACCTTGGCCCGCGAATGTTCGCTGGCCCAACAGGTCTGGGCCCAGGCGAGAGCGCAAAATACGTTCTCGCAATTTCTTCCTCATCTCCGCCGGGTTCTTTCCCTCAAACGGGAAGAGGCGGGGTATCTCGGCTATAAAGATTCTCCCTATGACGCGCTCCTGGATGTCTATGAGCCGGGCTCGACCATTGCCACGCTTCAGCCGCTGTTCGCCCGATTAAAAGAACGGCTGGTTCCCCTGTTGAAACGCATCGTGCACAGCCCGATCCGCATCGACGACGGGTTCTTGCGGCAGTCTTACGACCAGACGCGACAGCTTGAGTTCGGCAAATTGGTCCTCACGGCCATGGGCTTTGATTTCGAACGGGGACGGCTTGATCTCTCGGCCCATCCCTTTACCACCTCGTTTCACCCCTCCGATGTCCGGCTCACGACTCGTGTCTATGAACGTGACCTCCCCTCCTGTCTGTTTAGCTGTATCCACGAAGGAGGCCATGGGCTTTACGACCAGGGGCTCGATCCCCGCTACTACGGGACGCCGCTCGGCGATTCGGTCTCGCTCGGCATTCATGAAAGCCAATCGCGCCTCTGGGAAAACTGCGTGGGACGGTCTCGTCCCTTTTGGCGGTTCTTTTATCCGATTTTGCAACAGACGTTCCCCGACCAACTCAAGGACATGGAACTCGATCGCTTCTATGCCGCGATCAATCGCGTGCGCCCCTCCTTCATCCGAGTCGAGGCGGATGAGCTGACCTACAACCTCCACATCATGGTGCGCTTCGAGATCGAGCGCGATCTCATTGAAGGCAAGACCCGCCCCGAAGATCTGCCGGGCATTTGGAACCAGAAGATGCAGCAGTACCTCGGCATCGTTCCCTCAACCGATGCGGAAGGAGTCTTACAGGACATCCATTGGTCGCTGGGCTCCTTCGGCTACTTCCCGACCTATACGTTGGGAAACCTTTACGCCGTTCAGTTTTATGAGCAGGCCAAGCTCGAAATTCCGCGCCTGGAGGATGACATCGCGCAGGGGCAGCTCCTCCCGCTCCGCCACTGGCTGGAGCAAAAAATTCACCGCTGGGGCCGGATGTTCACGCCGGATCACCTGGCGCGCCGCGTCACCGGCTCTTCCATCAGCCCTGAACCCTTTTTGTCTTATCTGGAAAAGAAGTACGGCGAGCTCTACCAGCTCTGA
- a CDS encoding DMT family transporter codes for MSLAMPPSTTLAYGSVVLAAVLWGGSIVAQKMALGSFSPVEASVFRDVGGLAILLVTWWVQERGTLAIARSDLSLLGLLGLGVLGNHLLILMGLNYVSGAVGGVIIGSSPVVTSLLSALLIRDVPLRTVWLGAVLSFAGVGLVSVAGFQAAGEQPLLGGTLVFLGVVSWALYSIGSRAIMDRLSALTVNWTTLLVATVLQIPLLWTDRKVTDAGVSSVTTSDWLALAYLIVFATAVAQQAWLFGVKGIGPSRASVLGNLTPVAAIGLSALILKESVGPVEMTGIGLILAGVWSVNRQTAKQP; via the coding sequence ATGTCCCTCGCCATGCCGCCGTCCACCACGCTGGCCTATGGATCGGTCGTGCTCGCCGCCGTGTTATGGGGCGGGTCGATTGTCGCCCAAAAGATGGCGCTGGGGTCCTTTTCGCCGGTCGAAGCCTCGGTGTTTCGCGACGTCGGCGGCTTGGCGATTCTGCTGGTGACTTGGTGGGTTCAGGAACGGGGAACCTTGGCCATCGCTCGCTCGGACCTCTCTTTGTTGGGGCTGTTGGGGCTCGGCGTATTGGGCAATCACCTCTTGATCCTGATGGGGCTCAACTACGTGAGCGGAGCGGTGGGCGGCGTCATTATCGGATCAAGCCCGGTGGTGACCTCTTTGCTTTCGGCTCTGTTGATCCGGGACGTGCCGTTGCGCACCGTCTGGTTGGGGGCGGTGCTCTCGTTTGCCGGTGTCGGCCTGGTGTCCGTGGCGGGCTTTCAGGCGGCCGGAGAACAGCCTCTCTTGGGTGGAACCTTGGTGTTTCTGGGCGTCGTGAGTTGGGCGCTTTACAGTATTGGAAGCCGCGCCATTATGGACCGGCTGTCCGCCTTGACCGTCAATTGGACGACCCTGCTTGTGGCGACGGTCTTGCAGATTCCGCTCCTGTGGACCGACCGAAAAGTGACGGACGCAGGTGTCTCGTCGGTGACGACCTCCGATTGGCTGGCCCTTGCGTATCTGATCGTCTTTGCCACGGCCGTAGCCCAGCAGGCCTGGCTGTTCGGCGTGAAGGGGATCGGTCCCTCGCGGGCGTCGGTGCTGGGGAACCTCACGCCGGTCGCGGCGATCGGCTTATCGGCGCTGATTTTGAAAGAATCGGTCGGGCCGGTTGAAATGACCGGCATTGGCTTGATCCTGGCCGGCGTGTGGAGCGTGAACCGTCAAACGGCTAAACAGCCCTAG
- a CDS encoding ABC transporter permease, whose amino-acid sequence MTAARGHAAFPLQAIALAGAALVLAPLLYVAASALSADLAVWRRLWATRIPELLANTVSLAGAVAALTLVLGVSTAWVVTRFDFPGRRLWEIALVLPLAMPTYVLAYVYNYLLGFGGPVEQLWQTVAGLEARIFSPQSFWGASLVMTLDTFPFVYLLTRGALLNVNVSFEEAARTCGMSRPRTLFSVTLPLIRPSIAAGVALVILYVISDFGAVSLLRYQTLTYAVFQQMTGRSDNTAASILSVLLVALALIFLLTERWFRHRSRFYQTAGRYRTPDRIPCAGPKALVLTTYLAAVVGASFALPASLLVLWSLSPDALATLDGRFLGFIWNSAFLSGLAATAGVLMGLPLAYLASRRPSWLSLGCLQAAYAGYVLPGPVAALAVLVLFLHVTPFLYGTAVVLVAAYVLHFLPAGLQSLEPSLQQITPNLEEAARTLGLGVQETWRRVTLPLMRNGFIAAWVLMFLQAIKELPATLLLRPVGFDTLAVRVWLEASEEYYQLAAPSALLIVVVGLPALALLLSRDWRAAEVR is encoded by the coding sequence GTGACCGCCGCACGAGGCCATGCCGCGTTTCCCCTCCAGGCGATCGCACTGGCCGGCGCCGCTCTCGTTCTCGCGCCGCTGCTCTATGTGGCCGCGTCGGCCCTGTCCGCCGATCTTGCCGTGTGGCGACGCCTCTGGGCCACGCGGATCCCCGAATTGCTGGCCAACACGGTTTCTTTGGCCGGCGCGGTGGCGGCGCTGACGCTGGTCCTGGGAGTCTCAACCGCCTGGGTCGTCACGAGGTTCGATTTTCCCGGGCGGCGGTTGTGGGAGATCGCGCTCGTGCTGCCTCTCGCGATGCCCACCTACGTCTTGGCCTACGTGTACAATTATCTCTTGGGTTTCGGCGGGCCCGTGGAACAGCTTTGGCAAACCGTTGCCGGTCTTGAGGCGCGAATCTTCTCGCCTCAAAGTTTCTGGGGAGCCTCGCTGGTCATGACCCTCGATACCTTTCCGTTCGTCTATCTCCTTACCCGCGGCGCCCTTCTGAACGTCAACGTGTCGTTCGAGGAAGCGGCCCGCACCTGCGGAATGTCCAGACCGCGCACGTTGTTCTCCGTCACCCTGCCCTTGATACGTCCCTCGATCGCGGCCGGTGTCGCCCTGGTGATTCTGTACGTGATCTCTGATTTCGGCGCCGTCTCGCTCTTGCGTTACCAGACACTGACCTATGCCGTGTTTCAGCAGATGACCGGACGATCCGACAATACGGCCGCCAGCATTCTCAGCGTTCTTCTGGTGGCGCTCGCGTTGATCTTCTTGCTGACCGAACGGTGGTTCCGCCACCGAAGCCGTTTTTATCAAACGGCGGGACGCTATCGCACGCCCGACCGAATCCCTTGCGCCGGGCCCAAGGCTCTCGTCCTCACGACCTATCTCGCCGCCGTCGTAGGAGCCTCGTTCGCCCTTCCCGCCTCGCTGCTTGTTCTCTGGAGCCTCTCTCCCGATGCCTTGGCGACCCTGGACGGCCGCTTTTTGGGCTTTATCTGGAACAGCGCGTTCTTATCGGGGCTCGCCGCGACGGCCGGAGTCTTGATGGGGCTTCCGCTGGCTTATCTGGCAAGCCGACGGCCGAGTTGGCTTTCGCTCGGTTGCCTTCAGGCCGCCTATGCGGGCTATGTCCTGCCGGGCCCCGTCGCCGCCCTTGCCGTCTTGGTGTTGTTTCTTCACGTGACGCCGTTTCTTTACGGCACGGCGGTCGTTTTGGTCGCCGCTTACGTGTTGCACTTTCTCCCGGCCGGGCTTCAGTCGCTGGAGCCGTCGCTCCAGCAAATCACGCCCAACCTTGAAGAAGCGGCGCGCACACTGGGGCTCGGCGTTCAAGAGACCTGGCGCCGCGTGACGCTTCCGCTCATGCGGAACGGATTCATCGCCGCGTGGGTGTTGATGTTCCTCCAAGCGATCAAGGAACTGCCGGCCACGCTGCTGTTGCGACCGGTCGGGTTCGACACGCTCGCCGTCCGCGTGTGGCTGGAGGCCAGCGAAGAATACTACCAACTCGCGGCCCCGTCCGCTTTGCTCATTGTCGTCGTGGGCTTGCCGGCGCTCGCGCTTCTGCTTTCGCGCGATTGGCGGGCGGCAGAGGTTCGATGA
- a CDS encoding Fur family transcriptional regulator: MSKHQKEMALLKEHLGKHQLKYTRQRELILDAFLKQEHITAEELYHQLARKDPHLGLATIYRTLNLFCEAGLAQARHFGTQTQYDNVSHKGHHDHLICTECGKIVEFENCDIERLQEEVAARNGFVIKTHRLELYGLCSRCQH, encoded by the coding sequence ATGTCCAAACATCAAAAAGAAATGGCGCTGCTGAAAGAGCATTTGGGGAAACACCAGCTCAAGTACACCCGCCAGCGGGAACTGATCCTGGATGCGTTCCTCAAGCAGGAGCACATCACGGCGGAAGAACTGTACCACCAGCTCGCACGCAAAGATCCTCACTTGGGCCTGGCGACCATTTACCGGACGCTCAACCTCTTCTGTGAGGCAGGCTTGGCGCAGGCTCGACACTTCGGGACGCAAACCCAGTACGACAACGTCTCTCACAAGGGCCATCACGATCATTTGATCTGCACGGAATGCGGGAAGATCGTGGAGTTTGAAAACTGCGACATTGAACGACTCCAGGAAGAAGTCGCGGCCCGGAACGGTTTCGTCATTAAAACTCACCGCCTCGAACTCTACGGCCTTTGCTCCCGCTGCCAGCATTGA
- a CDS encoding alpha amylase C-terminal domain-containing protein — translation MIGRSETEPPLTVQRLSLEHITDRTPMGGTLLPSGVGATFRVWAPAAREVHVLWDYTKTPDGTWTPRRTGQLTKMEDGRWAGFVPGLKHGDRYLFHVLGPVGGTEGPKRDPFARDLTDDPMWPNCHCLLYDPAAFPWHDAHWKPPLFHELVIYQLHIGTWYIPVGRNNGTFLDVIDRLPYLKSLGINAIQPLPIVEFPTMFSLGYNGVDYFSPETDYAVTADDPHLPRYLERVNTLLHQADPRLKPYDPADIVGGASQFRMMVDLCHVYGLAVILDVVYNHAGGDFGDRCLYFFDRKPYGNLNDSLYFTDRGWAGGLVFAYWNRDVRQFLIDNALFYLQECHADGFRYDEVSVIKQEGGEHGWRFCQHVTDTGRYLKPEAIHIAEHWPPEQAVVTPTGQGGAGFDALQTDGLREAIRSAIGQASAGAAAFVDMDRIAKELASPLLADPWRAVQCIENHDLVYKGRDDRIPRLADRTNTRSWYARSRSRVAQGLMLTAVGIPHLFMGQEILEDKPWHDEPGSPYQIWWEGLESDKVMLDFLRFTRELLGVRRQLPALTGTDLNVFHVHNGNRVLAFHRWLAGKGQDVVVVASLNERTYWAYDLGFPLPGYWREIFNSDVYDGWVNPWVAGNGGGILADGRPLHGLPTSATIVIPANSIVLFAK, via the coding sequence ATGATCGGTCGATCAGAAACCGAGCCCCCTCTGACGGTCCAACGGCTTTCATTGGAGCACATCACCGACCGAACGCCGATGGGCGGAACCCTGCTCCCGTCAGGCGTCGGGGCGACATTCCGTGTCTGGGCCCCGGCAGCCCGCGAAGTCCACGTGCTGTGGGATTACACCAAGACGCCGGACGGTACCTGGACACCACGCCGGACCGGACAGCTCACGAAGATGGAGGACGGACGATGGGCCGGCTTCGTCCCCGGTCTCAAGCATGGCGACCGTTACCTGTTCCATGTCCTGGGACCGGTCGGTGGCACCGAGGGGCCGAAACGTGACCCCTTCGCTCGCGACCTGACCGACGATCCGATGTGGCCCAACTGCCACTGTCTCCTGTACGACCCGGCTGCCTTCCCCTGGCACGATGCCCACTGGAAGCCTCCGCTGTTCCATGAGCTGGTCATTTATCAATTGCACATCGGAACCTGGTACATCCCCGTTGGACGAAACAACGGCACCTTCCTCGACGTCATCGATCGGCTGCCGTACCTGAAATCGTTGGGGATCAACGCCATCCAGCCCCTCCCCATCGTCGAGTTTCCCACCATGTTCAGCTTGGGTTACAACGGAGTGGACTATTTCTCACCGGAAACCGATTACGCCGTCACGGCGGACGACCCGCATCTGCCACGGTACCTCGAACGCGTCAATACCCTCCTGCATCAGGCGGATCCCAGACTGAAGCCCTACGACCCGGCCGACATCGTCGGCGGCGCCAGCCAGTTTCGGATGATGGTGGATCTGTGTCACGTGTACGGGCTGGCGGTGATCCTGGATGTCGTCTACAACCATGCGGGAGGCGACTTCGGCGACCGCTGCCTCTACTTCTTCGACCGGAAACCTTACGGAAACTTGAACGACAGCCTCTACTTCACCGATCGTGGGTGGGCCGGGGGTCTGGTTTTCGCCTATTGGAACCGGGACGTCAGGCAATTCCTGATCGACAACGCGCTGTTCTATCTGCAAGAGTGTCATGCCGACGGCTTCCGCTACGATGAAGTCAGCGTGATCAAACAGGAGGGCGGCGAGCATGGCTGGCGTTTTTGTCAGCACGTGACGGACACCGGCCGATACCTCAAGCCCGAAGCCATCCATATCGCCGAACATTGGCCGCCGGAGCAAGCCGTGGTCACCCCCACCGGCCAAGGCGGCGCCGGGTTCGACGCCCTGCAGACCGATGGGCTCCGGGAGGCCATCCGCAGCGCAATCGGGCAGGCCTCGGCCGGTGCCGCCGCCTTCGTCGATATGGACCGAATCGCCAAGGAACTGGCGTCGCCGCTGTTGGCCGATCCCTGGCGGGCGGTCCAGTGCATCGAAAATCATGACCTCGTCTACAAGGGACGCGACGACCGCATACCCCGTCTTGCCGACCGTACCAACACCCGTTCCTGGTATGCCCGAAGCCGATCGCGGGTGGCCCAGGGGCTCATGCTGACGGCGGTGGGCATTCCGCACCTGTTCATGGGGCAGGAGATCCTCGAAGACAAGCCCTGGCACGATGAACCGGGAAGCCCTTATCAGATTTGGTGGGAAGGGCTGGAGTCCGACAAGGTCATGCTGGATTTCCTGCGCTTCACCCGCGAACTGCTCGGCGTTCGGCGCCAACTTCCGGCCCTCACCGGAACGGACCTGAACGTCTTCCATGTGCACAACGGCAATCGCGTGCTCGCGTTCCATCGGTGGCTGGCAGGCAAGGGCCAGGACGTCGTGGTCGTGGCCAGCCTGAACGAACGGACTTATTGGGCCTACGATCTTGGATTTCCGCTCCCCGGCTACTGGCGGGAGATCTTCAACAGCGATGTCTACGACGGCTGGGTGAATCCGTGGGTGGCCGGAAACGGCGGCGGCATCCTTGCCGACGGCCGCCCCCTCCATGGCCTGCCGACCTCGGCGACGATCGTCATCCCAGCGAACAGCATTGTGCTGTTCGCGAAATAA
- a CDS encoding extracellular solute-binding protein, which translates to MAPPPSAAAEKLTVYSGRAERLIKPVLDAFTAKTGVHIDLLSSGTTELLNRLKAEGDRSPADLLITNDAGSLELARTAGLLRPVDLEEVNRVIPSQFRAPDNSWIGLSGRFWIIVYNTTMVRPGQVTSLFDLADPQWKGKIAIPNAGSEYLQAGVSVLRAGVGDERTKQFLIGLRDNAGTQVYQKSSQIVEAVAKGQVAMGIVNHYYVYRHVAVHPSAPLAVVMPDQQEGGLGAVMNVAGVGILKHTPRLEQATQLIKFLVGETGQKMFADLDKEYPLHPGVKADPSLVDRNSFRPAAVPLAKLAELREPTLQLIEQVGLR; encoded by the coding sequence ATGGCTCCTCCCCCCTCCGCAGCGGCGGAGAAATTGACCGTTTATTCGGGACGAGCCGAGCGGCTCATCAAACCGGTGTTGGACGCCTTCACCGCGAAGACCGGCGTTCACATCGACCTGCTTTCATCCGGAACCACCGAATTGCTCAACCGTCTCAAGGCCGAAGGAGACCGGAGTCCGGCGGATCTCTTGATCACCAACGACGCCGGCAGCCTCGAACTGGCCCGCACGGCCGGACTTCTGCGCCCGGTCGACCTCGAGGAAGTCAACCGCGTCATTCCATCCCAATTCCGGGCACCCGACAACAGTTGGATCGGATTGTCGGGACGGTTCTGGATCATCGTGTACAACACGACGATGGTGCGGCCCGGCCAGGTCACGTCGTTATTCGATCTGGCCGATCCTCAGTGGAAAGGCAAGATCGCCATCCCCAATGCGGGGAGCGAATACTTGCAGGCCGGCGTGTCGGTCTTGCGGGCCGGCGTCGGGGATGAGCGCACGAAACAATTCCTCATCGGCCTGCGTGACAACGCCGGCACGCAGGTCTATCAAAAAAGCTCCCAAATCGTGGAGGCGGTCGCGAAGGGACAGGTTGCGATGGGCATCGTGAATCACTATTATGTGTACCGACATGTGGCCGTACACCCGTCGGCTCCATTGGCCGTCGTGATGCCGGACCAACAGGAAGGCGGATTGGGCGCCGTCATGAACGTCGCGGGTGTCGGCATACTCAAGCACACGCCCCGTTTGGAGCAGGCAACGCAGTTGATCAAATTTTTGGTGGGTGAAACGGGGCAAAAGATGTTCGCCGACCTTGACAAAGAATACCCGCTTCATCCCGGGGTCAAGGCCGATCCCTCTCTGGTCGACCGCAACAGTTTTCGTCCCGCCGCGGTCCCTCTCGCGAAACTCGCCGAGTTGCGTGAACCGACGTTGCAGCTCATCGAACAAGTCGGTCTCCGGTAA
- a CDS encoding ABC transporter ATP-binding protein: MDPSHADIDRNENQADGRGSAFPVLELRSVSCAYDENHPAVRDISFSVREGELLCLLGPSGCGKTTILRAIAGFEPVRSGEIFLSGRLVSSSSHTVPTEERRVGMVFQEYALFPHLRVADNIALGLRDLTRPERAERVQEMLRLIGLEAFGRRYPHELSGGQQQRVALARALARRPVVLLLDEPFSNLDPDMAGRMRQDLSDLLRRMNTTTVLVTHDHDEAFAMADRIAVLNEGRLEQIDSPEQIYHVPATPFVADFVGQADFIPGLVQDGRVRTELGDFPNTLAAAEGTRLVVMIRPDDIHLIPNPAAGARIVSRQFRGSENLYAVRLGSGQVVHGSESSTTIYREGTAVDVRVSATHTVLFPASPCSSSFDHPAAISAHPAQAG, encoded by the coding sequence ATGGATCCGTCTCACGCCGACATCGACCGGAACGAGAATCAAGCCGACGGGCGCGGCTCCGCTTTCCCCGTCTTGGAGCTGCGGTCCGTCTCCTGCGCTTACGACGAAAATCATCCAGCCGTTCGCGACATTTCGTTCTCCGTCCGCGAAGGCGAGTTGCTTTGCCTGCTCGGGCCGTCGGGATGCGGTAAGACAACGATTCTGCGGGCCATCGCGGGATTTGAGCCGGTCCGATCCGGAGAAATTTTTCTTTCGGGGCGGCTCGTCTCCTCCTCTTCCCACACGGTTCCGACGGAAGAGCGCCGCGTGGGCATGGTCTTTCAGGAGTACGCGCTCTTTCCCCACCTGCGCGTCGCGGACAATATCGCCTTGGGGTTGAGAGACTTGACGCGGCCCGAGCGCGCAGAGCGGGTTCAAGAGATGCTGCGGCTCATCGGTTTGGAAGCCTTCGGCCGTCGTTATCCCCACGAGCTGTCGGGCGGGCAACAGCAGCGCGTGGCGCTGGCGCGGGCGCTGGCGCGACGTCCGGTCGTCCTGTTATTGGACGAACCGTTCAGCAACCTTGATCCCGACATGGCCGGCCGCATGCGGCAGGACCTGAGCGATCTCTTGCGCCGAATGAACACGACGACCGTGCTGGTGACCCATGATCACGACGAGGCCTTCGCCATGGCCGATCGCATCGCCGTCCTGAACGAGGGACGGTTGGAGCAAATTGATTCACCGGAACAGATTTATCACGTGCCGGCCACGCCCTTCGTCGCCGACTTTGTCGGACAAGCCGACTTCATCCCGGGGCTGGTTCAAGACGGCAGGGTCAGGACCGAACTGGGCGATTTCCCCAATACATTGGCCGCCGCCGAGGGGACGCGGCTCGTCGTCATGATCCGCCCGGACGATATCCATCTGATTCCCAATCCGGCCGCCGGAGCACGAATTGTAAGCCGGCAATTCCGAGGATCGGAAAACCTCTACGCGGTTCGCCTCGGCTCCGGACAGGTCGTACACGGCAGCGAAAGTTCGACCACCATTTATCGGGAGGGCACGGCCGTTGACGTCCGGGTATCGGCGACTCATACGGTGCTGTTTCCTGCTTCTCCTTGTTCATCTTCATTCGATCACCCTGCGGCAATTTCGGCTCACCCCGCCCAAGCAGGCTGA
- a CDS encoding nuclear transport factor 2 family protein — MLQQRIKEVTVVNQKFYEAFESLDIARMDDVWAHQDYVTCIHPGWTIRSGWPAVRDSWVLIFNNTFSMKFELTDVMVQVAGDIAWVICVENLTTQQSDEPQQARVLATNLYERIGDKWLMIHHHGSPVMG; from the coding sequence ATGCTTCAACAACGGATCAAGGAAGTGACTGTCGTCAATCAAAAGTTTTACGAGGCGTTCGAAAGCCTCGATATCGCCCGGATGGACGATGTCTGGGCCCATCAGGACTATGTGACCTGCATCCACCCCGGTTGGACGATTCGCTCCGGCTGGCCCGCCGTCCGCGACTCCTGGGTCCTGATCTTCAACAACACCTTCTCCATGAAGTTCGAGCTCACCGACGTGATGGTGCAGGTGGCGGGGGACATCGCCTGGGTGATCTGCGTCGAAAACCTGACCACTCAACAGTCCGACGAACCGCAGCAGGCCAGGGTGCTGGCGACGAACCTCTACGAACGAATCGGCGATAAATGGCTGATGATCCACCATCACGGCTCGCCGGTGATGGGGTAA